In Achromobacter pestifer, the DNA window CGTCCAGCAGCAGGTACAGACGTTCGATTCCGCCCATGCCGGCATCGAACGCCGCGCCGTCGCCGCGCGCCAGCGTGAAGCGGGCCACGCCATTGTCCGCCGGCCAGGCCAGGCGGCTGCCGTCGGAGACGAAACCGAGATCCCGCGCCACCGACAGCACCTCGGCGGCGGGCTGGGCCGCGCCCAGCAACAGGGTCAGGCCGACCTGGGTGTCCAGGGCGGCGCAGGTGTCGTCCAGGCGGGCGCCTTGCTCAAGCACGGCCTGCTGGTCCGGGCCTTCGATGGTGGCGTCGAAACGCTCGGCCATGTCCTGGGCGCGAGCCCAGGCCTGGGACCATTCGATGGCCGTCAGCGGACCGCTGCGGTTGGCCAGCAGCACGGCCAGCTGCATGGATGCGTAGGACTCGCCGGCATGGACGCGCGCGCGGTGGCGGCGCTGGTCGGTTTCGGCGAACACGCGCATGGGCTTGCGGCCCACGTGGCGCAAGCTTTGCATGTAGGGCAGCAGGTCGGCGCCGCGCACGGCTTCGGCGAAGTTGATCTCGATGACCACTTCGCAGGCGGGATCGGGCTCTTCGGTATCGTCGGCATCGCTGCCGGGATCGACCGGGGCCGGCTGGCCAGGCTGGGCGCGAGGCGCCTCGCCGCCCATGCCAGGCTCGCGGCGCGGCGCCGCGGCGCCCGCTGCCGACGCGGCGCCGGTGGCGGCCCCCGCGCCCAACAGCGGATCCTGCTCGGTCGATGGGAAGTGGGTCTGCATCTTGCGCCGGACACGCCGGTCCTGCCACCAGTTGAATCCCAGCACCAGCAGTATCAGCAATACGCCCAGGGCTATCAGCCCGATCTGCAAATCACTCATGTATAAATCCCGCGCCGAAACCCCGACGCCCTTCTGAATATTGGGTTTATGCCGCTTCGGAGGCCATCATCTGGACGGCCGAGTCTATGTCTACCGCAACGATACGCGAAACCCCTTGCTCTTGCATGGTTACGCCGATCAGTTGCTTGGCCATCTGCATCGCGATCTTGTTGTGCGAGATGAAGAGGAACTGGGTCTGCTCGCTCATGTTGGCGACCAGGTTCGCGTAGCGTTCGGTGTTGGCGTCGTCCAGCGGCGCGTCCACCTCGTCCAGCAGGCAGAACGGCGCGGGGTTGAGCTTGAACAGCGCGAACACCAGGGCGGTCGCGGTCAGGGCCTTTTCGCCGCCGGACAGCAGGTGGATGGTGCTGTTGCGCTTGCCCGGAGGCTGCGCCATGACCTGCACGCCGGCGTCGAGGATTTCCTCGCCCGTCATGCTCAGCTTGGCCTCGCCGCCGCCGAACAGCTTCGGGAACAGCTCGCCGAAGTGGCCGTTGACGACGTTGAAGGTTTCTTGCAACAGTTCGCGCGTCTCGCGGTCGATCTTGCGGATGGCGTCCTCGAGAGTCTCGATGGCGCTCATCAGGTCCTGGTTTTGCGAATCGAGGAAGCCCTTGCGCTCGCGCGAGGTGTTCAGTTCGTCCAGCGCGGCCAGGTTGACCGAACCCAGCGATTCGATCTGGCGCGAAATACGGCCGACTTCGGACTGCAGCCAGCTGGCGCGGCGCCATTCGTCGGACTGGTTGGCCAGATCCTGGGCCAGCGCCTCGCGGTCGACCTCGCGCGCGTTCAATTGTTCGGTGAACTGCTCTTCGGCCAGGCGGGCGGCCTGTTCCTGCAACTGCAGTTCCATGATGCGGGCGCGCCGCGGCTCCAGCGTCTGCTCCTGCTGCAGGCGGTCTTCGTCCGCGCCGCGCAGCAGCGCCGCCAGGTTTTCGAGTTCCTGGCGCGCGCGCGACAGCGCTTCCTCGCGCTCGGCGCGCGCTTCCAGGGCGTCCTGCAGGCCGGCCTGGGACGCCGAGGCGTCCAGCTCGGCCAAGTCCACCAGCAGCTGTTCCAGCTCGACGCTGCCGCGCTGGCTCTGGTCGGCGGCCAACTGCTGATTGCGCTGCAGGTCGGTGATACGGACCTGGATGCCGCGTTCGGCGAATTCGGCTTCCTGGGCGGCGCGCTCCAATTCGCGCAGGCCGGCGCGGGCCGCTTCGGCCTGGGCCGCCAGGGTTTCGCCGTCGATCTCGGCGTCGGCGAAACGGGATTGGTGTTCGGCCAGCTCTTCGTCCAGCGCCTCGAAGCGGGCCTCGGCCTCTTCGCGGGCGGCGCGCAGGTCTTCTTCCTGGACCTTGATCTCTTCGAGGTCCTGGCGCAGGCGCGAGGCGCGTTCGCCGGACTGTTCGGCCTGCTGCTGCAAGCGCGAGTGTTCCAGCTGGATGTCGTGCACCCGGCGGGTGACCTCCGCCACGCGCTGGCGCGCCGGGGCGATGGCCTGGGACACCTGCTGCCAGGCGACCTCGGCGCGGGCGACCGCAGCGCGCGCCTGGTCGGCGATGAGCTGTTGCGCCTTGATCTCGCGTTGCAGGTTCTCGATTTCCTGCTGGCGCGCCAGCAGGCCGGCCTGCTCGGAATCCGGCGCGTAGAAGCGCACGCTGTGGGCGTCGACCAGATGGCCGGCCTTGACCACGCAGGCGCCACCGGCCGGCAGGCTGGCGCGCATGGCCAGCGCCTGGGTCACGTCGGTGGCCGTGTAGATGCCGCCCAGCCACTCATTCAGCAGGGTGCGCAGATCCGGATCGGTGATGCGCAGCAGGCTGGCCAGCGGCGTCAGGCCGGCGGGCGCGGCGGGAGCCGGCGCGGCGACCGGCAATTGGTAGAAGGCCAGCCGGGCGGGCGGCGCATCCTCGGCGAAGGCACGGGCCCAATCCAGGTTGCGCACTTCCATGGAGGCCATGCGCTCGCGCAGGGCGGCTTCCAGGGCGGTTTCCCAGCCGGGTTCGATGTGCAGCTTCTGCCACAGGCGCGACAACCCGGCGAGTTCATGCTTGGCCAGCCAGGGTTCCAGCGCGCCCTGCTTCTGCACGTCTTCCTGCAGCTTCACCAGGGCCGACAGGCGGGCCTCCAGGCGCGCCAGGTTCTGCACGTCGGTCTGGGCGGCGGCCTGGGCGCGGCTGCGCTCGGCATCCGCTTCCGGCACGCGGCCTTCCAGGGTGGCCAGTGCCTCCTGGGCTTCCTCGAGCTGGTCCTCGCCGGCGACGCGGTCGCCAGCCAGTTGCTCCAGGCGCACGGGATCGGGGCTGTGTAGTTCGCGCAGTTCCTGCTGCAGGCGTTCGCGGCGCTGGTCCAGCGCCTGCATCTGGCGGTCCGCGTCGCGCTGCGACTGGGCCACCAGAGCCAGATTCTGTTCGACGCGGGCCAGCGCGGCACGCATCTCGTCGCGCCCCGAGGCGGCTTCGCGCACGCGCTGCTCCACGGCCGGCAGCGCGGCCTGGGCGTCCTCGGCCTTGGCGCGCGCCTCTTCGGTGCGGGCGGCGCCGGCGGCCAGGTCTTCCTCGGCCTGGGCGATCTGTTCGGTGCAGTGTTCGCGCTGGGCGGTCCACTCGCCGATCTGCTGCTGCAGCTGATCGCGGCGCGCCTGCAGGCGGTTGCGGGAATCGACCACGTGGCGGATTTCGGCTTCCAGGCGGCTGACCTGGGCGTTGGCCTCGTACAGCCCGCCCTGGGCGGTATGCACCGCATCGCTCGCGGCGTAGTGGGCCTGGCGCCGGGATTCCAGCGCGGCCTCGCCCGCCCGCAGGCCGGCGATGGCGGCTTCCAGCTCGTTCTGGGCCTGCGCCATCTCCTGGGCTTTCTTGGCCCGTTCCTCGCGCGCCCCGGTTTCCTTCAGGAACCACAGCGCGTGCTGTTTCTTTTCGCCATCGGCCTGGAGTTCGCGGTAGCGCGTGGCCACTTCGGCCTGGGCTTCCAGTTTTTCCAGCTGGCTGGTGAGTTCGCGCAGGATGTCTTCGACGCGGGTCAGGTTCTCGCGCGTGTCGGACAGGCGGTTCTCGGTCTCGCGGCGCCGTTCCTTGTAGCGCGACACCCCGGCCGCCTCTTCCAGGAACACCCGCAGTTCTTCGGGGCGCGCCTCGATCAGCCGGTTGATCATGCCCTGGCCGATGATGGCGTAGCCGCGGGCGCCCAGGCCGGTGCCCAGGAAGATGTCGTGGATGTCGCGGCGGCGGACCTGCTGGTTATTGACGAAGTAGCTGCTGGTGCCGTCGCGGGTCAGCACCCGGCGCACCGCGATTTCCGCGTAGGTGCTCCACTGGCCGGCGGCGCGCCCCTCGCTGTTGTCGAACACCATTTCAACGGAGGCCCGCGCCGCGGGCTTGCGGTTGCCGGAGCCGTTGAAAATGACGTCCTGCATGGACTCGCCACGCAGCTCCGAGGCCTTGGCCTCGCCCAGCACCCAGCGCACGGCGTCGATAATGTTCGATTTCCCGCAGCCATTGGGACCCACCACGCCCACCAGTTGGCTGGGCACGGGAATCACGGTGGGATCGACGAAGGACTTGAAGCCGGCGAGTTTTAGCTGAGTAAGACGCACAATACGATGACGACGGGTTGGGTTGAACGAAAGGCGTTAACGGACCTGCCGCACAGATTGCAAACCGGCCCCTGAAGGGCCGGCATACACATGGGTCGTATGATACCGCAGGCAGTCTGTCCCCAAACGTCAGCAAGGGTCAAGACGTGTTGTCCCTGAGCCTTGCCGGCGGTCAATCCGCGGGCAAACGCTCAATGGCCGCCGCCTGGGGTCCGGCTATACTCCCTGACACTTTTTTGCACGACACATAAATTTTCACGCGGACTGGCCGGGGCCAGGCCTGAGAACGGGGACATTCTTGAAACGTGGTTTCTATCTGGTCATGGCCGCGCAGGCCTTCTCGTCATTGGCCGACAACGCGCTGTTCATCGCAGCCATCGCCTTGATACAGGAACTGCATGGGCCGGACTGGATGGCGCCCATGATGAAGTGGTCGTTCGCGCTGGCTTATGTCGTCCTGGCCGCCTTTGTCGGCGCGCTGGCGGACTCGTTCCCCAAGGGACGGGTGATGTTCTCCACCAACGCCCTGAAGGTGACCGGCTGCCTGCTGATGTTCTCGTATGCCAGCATCGGCGTCGCCCCCGAATACCAGACCTACCTGGTGTGCGCGGCCTACGCCATCGTCGGCATCGGCGCCGCGGCCTACTCTCCCGCCAAATACGGCATCGTCACGGAAATGCTGCCCCCGTCCATGCTGGTCAAGGGCAATAGCTGGATCGAGGGCCTGACGGTCTTCTCCATCATCCTGGGCACCGTGCTGGGCGGCCTGCTGATTTCGTCCTCCGTTTCCACCGCCCTGCTCAGCCACTCGTTCATCAGCACGCTGGTCCGCACCCCGGCCGAAGCCGCGATCCTGGTCATCGCCTTCGTGTACCTGCTGGCGGCGCTGTGCAACCTGCTGATTCCGCACACCCACGTGCGCTACCCGCCGCAGCAAAAGAACCCGGTGCGGCTGATCCGCACGTTCTGGGGCTATGTCTGTGTGCTGTGGAAGGACAAACTGGGCCAGATCTCCCTGGCCGTCACCACCCTGTTCTGGGGCGCCGGCGCCACGCTGCAACTGATCGTCATCGAATGGGGCCGCAGCCACCTGGGCTATCAGCTGGACAAGGCCTCGATGCTGATGGGCGTGGCCGCGCTGGGCACGGTGGTCGGCTCCATCCTGGCGGGCCGCATTCCGCTGCGCCGCGCGCTGGCCGTGCTGCCGGTCGGCGCCGCCATGGGCCTGGTCGTGCTGCTGATGCCGCTGGTCTACTCGCCCTGGAGCGTCTACCTGCTGCTGCTGATCACGGGCGGCCTGGCCGGCTTTTTCGTGGTGCCGATGAACGCGTTGCTGCAACACCGCGGCCACGTGCTGCTGTCGGCCGGCCATTCCATCGCCGTGCAGAACTTCAACGAACAGCTCAACATCCTGCTGATGGTGGCCATGTACACGCTGCTGCTGTGGCTGCAACTGCCCATCAACATCATCATCGTGATCTTCGGCACCGTGGTCGCCGTGCTGATGGTGGTCTTCATGCGCTGGAGCAAGCGCAACCTGCTGGCCAACCCCGAACTGCACGACCAGATCGGCCAGGAAGGCCATGGACGCGCGCTGGATTCCACGCACTAGGCTCGCGATTCCAGTGCAATGCAAAACCGGGCTCACGCCCGGTTTTTCTTTGCCACTAGACTTTGCGGAGCCAGGCCTCAGGCCAGTTGCGCCACCGCCAGCCGCAGGTCCTGCCAGGCGCGCGCCTTCTCGCTGGGGCTGCGCAGCAGGTAGGCGGGGTGGTAGCTGACGACCACCGGGATCTCCCGTCCTTCGTCCGTCTTCAACGGGTGGATGCGGCCGCGCAGGCTGCCTATCGTCGCGTCCGTGCCCAGCAGCGTCTGGGCGGCGAAACGGCCCAGCACCAGGATCCGCTCAGGCTTGAGCAGCGCGATCTGGCGCATCAGGTAGGGACTGCAGGCCGCGATTTCCTCGGGCTTGGGATTGCGGTTGCCGGGCGGGCGGCACTTGATGACGTTGGTGATGAACACGTCGCGCTCGCGGCTCATGGACACCGACGACAGCATGGCGTCCAGCAACTGCCCGGAGCGGCCCACGAAGGGCTGCCCTTGCCGGTCCTCTTGCTCGCCCGGCGCCTCGCCCACCACCAGCCAGCGCGTGGGCTGGCCGCCATGGCCGAATACCGCGTTGCGGCGGCCCTTGCACAGGCCGCAGGCAGCGCAGGCAACGACCTGGCCGTGCATTTCTTCCAGCGTGGAATTGCGGATCGCTTCGGCCACCGGCACCGGCGGCGGCGGCGCAGCCTCGGCCTCCGCCTTGGGGACCGGACGCGGCGGCGGGCCGGTACGATTCAGGATCGAAGCCGGTATGCCCGGGCGGCCGGAAGCCGGCTCGGCGGGAGCCGGTGCCGCGGCGGCCGGCGCGGCGGCCGGTGTCTCGCTTGCCGGTACCGCGGCAACCGGCGCGGCGGCCTCGGCAGGCAGCGGCGCGAGCGGCGCCTCGGCCGCCGGCGCCCGTACCGGATCCGAAAAAACTGCCTTAGAAACAAGAACTTGCGCCTCGACTGCGGGCCTGCTTGGCGCGGGGGCCGGACGCAGCCACAAGCGCTCCATGCCGAGTTCGCGCAGCCAGATGCGCTGCAGCGGATTGACGCGGGGCGCGGCCGGCGGCGGCGCTACGGTAGCTTGGTTCATACCGCCGCTCCATCCGCCGCGAAGCGCTTCTGCATGACCAGGGCATCTTCCCTGCCGCCCTTTTCCGCCGGGTAATAGCCCCGGCGCACGCCGATCTGCAGATAGCCGTGCCGCTTGTAGAAACCGACGGCCGACTCGTTGGACGGGCGCACTTCCAGCAGCACGCCCTCCACGCCGCGTTCGCGCGCCTGCTGCTCGCACCAATCCAGCAGCACGCCGCCCAGGCCCTGGCGGTGCAGCGGCTTGGCCACCGCGATCACCAGCAGGTGCGCCACATCGGGCGCGAACATGAGCACGCAGAACCCCGCCAGCTTGCCTTCGCGCCGCAGCACCCAGGCGCCATAGCCGGCCGCCAGGGCGTCCACGAAATTACCGCGCGTCCAGGGAAAGGCCTGCACATGGGCCTCCAGCGCCACGACCTCGTCCAGATCGGCGTCGGCCATGGGTTGGGGCGCCGAAGCGACCAGCGACTGGGCTTTCGGATTGCCGCCCTCGCCCCGCATGCGCTCGGCGGTGGTGAACGCCACCTTGTCGCGCACATAGAGCGGCGCGGCCAGTTCAGGCGCCACGGCCTCGCCCCGCATCCAGCCCTGCCGCCCCAGACGGGCGACGCTGGCCGCTTCCGGCCGCTGCGCGTCGGCGCGGCGCCACTCTCCGGGGAATTGCATCTCGGACGCGTAGGCCCCCCACGCATCGCCGGCCAGCACCGGCGCCAACGGCCGGCCCGCGCGCGCCGACCAGGCCGGCAGGTGATGGGCGGTCCAGGGCACGACCTCGGCCGCCGCGATCAGCAGCGGCGCCTGCAGGACTTCCCAGGTAATTTCGCCATCCGAAACGGATGCCTGGCGATAGACGGCCAGATAGACCTCGCTCATGCGGGCATCCAGCGCGACCACGATCGCGTCGGCCGGCGTGGCTTCCACCTGTGCGGCGACCGCCTGATGAGAGACAATGGGAAGTACCGGGATGCCCAGGCCCAGGCCCATGCCTTGGGCCACTCCGCAGGCCACCCGCAGGCCGGTGAATCCGCCCGGACCCTGGCCAAAAGCCACCGCGTGCAAGGCGGCTGGCGCCAGTCCGGACGCCGCCAGCAGCTCGTTGGCCATGGGCAAGAGCCGTTCCGCGTGCTCCTGGGAGCCTTCATGTTCCCTGAAGCTGACCTCCAGGCGGCCATCGACCGCCCGCAACAGGGCCACGCCGCAACGGGACGAAGAGGTTTCCAAAGCCAGCAGGTTTAGTTCCATAGGTGCAGATTGTACGAAATACTCCGACTCCGCCCCCGGTTATCAGGGGGATGCCAGGGGGATTTCAACCATGGATCGCAATGTGTAATATCTTGTGAACGCCCACTAGCCGCTGGTTCTTGCCACTGTTACATTTCCGGCCATGAATACGCAAAACACCACCCCCACCCGAAAAATCCTCGTCGTCGACGATGATCCGCGCTTGCGCGATTTGCTGCGTCGGTATTTATCCGAACAGGGATTCAACGTTTTCGTTGCCGAAGACGCCAAAGAGATGGGCAAACTCTGGCAACGCGAGCATTTCGACCTGCTCGTGCTGGATCTGATGCTGCCTGGCGAAGATGGCCTGTCCATCTGTCGCCGGCTGCGCGGTGGTCACGACAACACCCCCATCATCATGCTGACGGCCAAGGCGGAAGAAATCGACCGCATCGTCGGCCTGGAGATGGGCGCGGACGATTACCTGTCCAAGCCGTTCAATCCCCGGGAACTGCTGGCGCGGATCAACGCGATCCTGCGCCGCCGCGGCACCGAGGAACATCCCGGCGCCCCCAGCCAGGAAAACGAATCCATCGCCTTCGGCCCCTACACGCTGAACCTGTCCACCCGTACGCTCACGCGCAACGGCGAACAGGTGCCCATCACCACCGGCGAATTCTCGGTGCTGAAGGTGTTCGCCCGCCACCCCAAGATCCCGCTGTCGCGCGACAAGCTCATGGAACTGGCGCGCGGCCGCGAATACGAAGCCTTCGATCGCAGCCTGGACGTGCAGATCTCGCGCCTGCGCAAGCTGATCGAACCGAATCCGTCCAAGCCCGTATTCATCCAGACCGTCTGGGGTCTCGGATACGTGTTTGTGCCGGACGGTGGTAGCTGACCGACTCGCCCGCCCCGGGCAGGAGCGCAGCCTCGTGCCCCGCTTGCGCAGAACCTTCAGGAACCTGACATCACGTTTGCGGCTCGGCTTGTTCGGCCGCACGTTCCTGTTGCTCGCCGCGCTGATGCTCGTCTCCCTGGGCGCGTGGCTACAAGTATTCTTCAGCATGGAGCTGGGACCGCGCGCCAATCAGATGGCGCAGCGGGTGATCACGGCCGTCAATATCACGCGCACCGCGCTGATCTATTCGCATAACGACGAACGCAGCAAGCTGCTGCTGGACCTGGCCACCAACGAAGGCATCCAGGTCTATCCGCGCGAAGTCACCGACTTCGCCGAAGCCCTCCCCGACGACGACTACTGGCAACGCGTTGCCCAGCACATCCGCACGCGCTTCGGCCCGGAAACGCAGATTGCCTGGGGCGTGAACCAGGTGCCCGGCTTCTGGGTCAGTTTCCAGATCGAAAAAGACCTTTACTGGCTGGTGTTCGAACGCGAGCAGATCGGCCTGACCGGCGGGATCGAATGGCTGGGCTGGGGCGCCACGGCGTTGCTGCTATCCCTGGTGGGCGCCGCGGTCAGCGTGGGCTTCGTCAACCGGCCGCTATCGCGGCTGGCCAGGGCGGCCCAGGTGCTGTCGCGGGGCGAAACCCCCGCTGCCCTGCCCGAACAGGGGCCGCTGGAAATCCGCGACCTGAACGCCTCGTTCAACCGCATGGCCAAGGATCTCAGGCAGGCCGAGGCCGACCGCGAGCTGATGCTGGCGGGGATCTCGCACGACCTGCGTACGCCGCTTGCACGCATGCGGTTGGAAA includes these proteins:
- the smc gene encoding chromosome segregation protein SMC, which produces MRLTQLKLAGFKSFVDPTVIPVPSQLVGVVGPNGCGKSNIIDAVRWVLGEAKASELRGESMQDVIFNGSGNRKPAARASVEMVFDNSEGRAAGQWSTYAEIAVRRVLTRDGTSSYFVNNQQVRRRDIHDIFLGTGLGARGYAIIGQGMINRLIEARPEELRVFLEEAAGVSRYKERRRETENRLSDTRENLTRVEDILRELTSQLEKLEAQAEVATRYRELQADGEKKQHALWFLKETGAREERAKKAQEMAQAQNELEAAIAGLRAGEAALESRRQAHYAASDAVHTAQGGLYEANAQVSRLEAEIRHVVDSRNRLQARRDQLQQQIGEWTAQREHCTEQIAQAEEDLAAGAARTEEARAKAEDAQAALPAVEQRVREAASGRDEMRAALARVEQNLALVAQSQRDADRQMQALDQRRERLQQELRELHSPDPVRLEQLAGDRVAGEDQLEEAQEALATLEGRVPEADAERSRAQAAAQTDVQNLARLEARLSALVKLQEDVQKQGALEPWLAKHELAGLSRLWQKLHIEPGWETALEAALRERMASMEVRNLDWARAFAEDAPPARLAFYQLPVAAPAPAAPAGLTPLASLLRITDPDLRTLLNEWLGGIYTATDVTQALAMRASLPAGGACVVKAGHLVDAHSVRFYAPDSEQAGLLARQQEIENLQREIKAQQLIADQARAAVARAEVAWQQVSQAIAPARQRVAEVTRRVHDIQLEHSRLQQQAEQSGERASRLRQDLEEIKVQEEDLRAAREEAEARFEALDEELAEHQSRFADAEIDGETLAAQAEAARAGLRELERAAQEAEFAERGIQVRITDLQRNQQLAADQSQRGSVELEQLLVDLAELDASASQAGLQDALEARAEREEALSRARQELENLAALLRGADEDRLQQEQTLEPRRARIMELQLQEQAARLAEEQFTEQLNAREVDREALAQDLANQSDEWRRASWLQSEVGRISRQIESLGSVNLAALDELNTSRERKGFLDSQNQDLMSAIETLEDAIRKIDRETRELLQETFNVVNGHFGELFPKLFGGGEAKLSMTGEEILDAGVQVMAQPPGKRNSTIHLLSGGEKALTATALVFALFKLNPAPFCLLDEVDAPLDDANTERYANLVANMSEQTQFLFISHNKIAMQMAKQLIGVTMQEQGVSRIVAVDIDSAVQMMASEAA
- the tsaB gene encoding tRNA (adenosine(37)-N6)-threonylcarbamoyltransferase complex dimerization subunit type 1 TsaB, with protein sequence MELNLLALETSSSRCGVALLRAVDGRLEVSFREHEGSQEHAERLLPMANELLAASGLAPAALHAVAFGQGPGGFTGLRVACGVAQGMGLGLGIPVLPIVSHQAVAAQVEATPADAIVVALDARMSEVYLAVYRQASVSDGEITWEVLQAPLLIAAAEVVPWTAHHLPAWSARAGRPLAPVLAGDAWGAYASEMQFPGEWRRADAQRPEAASVARLGRQGWMRGEAVAPELAAPLYVRDKVAFTTAERMRGEGGNPKAQSLVASAPQPMADADLDEVVALEAHVQAFPWTRGNFVDALAAGYGAWVLRREGKLAGFCVLMFAPDVAHLLVIAVAKPLHRQGLGGVLLDWCEQQARERGVEGVLLEVRPSNESAVGFYKRHGYLQIGVRRGYYPAEKGGREDALVMQKRFAADGAAV
- a CDS encoding uracil-DNA glycosylase, coding for MNQATVAPPPAAPRVNPLQRIWLRELGMERLWLRPAPAPSRPAVEAQVLVSKAVFSDPVRAPAAEAPLAPLPAEAAAPVAAVPASETPAAAPAAAAPAPAEPASGRPGIPASILNRTGPPPRPVPKAEAEAAPPPPVPVAEAIRNSTLEEMHGQVVACAACGLCKGRRNAVFGHGGQPTRWLVVGEAPGEQEDRQGQPFVGRSGQLLDAMLSSVSMSRERDVFITNVIKCRPPGNRNPKPEEIAACSPYLMRQIALLKPERILVLGRFAAQTLLGTDATIGSLRGRIHPLKTDEGREIPVVVSYHPAYLLRSPSEKARAWQDLRLAVAQLA
- the risA gene encoding response regulator transcription factor RisA, whose protein sequence is MNTQNTTPTRKILVVDDDPRLRDLLRRYLSEQGFNVFVAEDAKEMGKLWQREHFDLLVLDLMLPGEDGLSICRRLRGGHDNTPIIMLTAKAEEIDRIVGLEMGADDYLSKPFNPRELLARINAILRRRGTEEHPGAPSQENESIAFGPYTLNLSTRTLTRNGEQVPITTGEFSVLKVFARHPKIPLSRDKLMELARGREYEAFDRSLDVQISRLRKLIEPNPSKPVFIQTVWGLGYVFVPDGGS
- the risS gene encoding sensor histidine kinase RisS, translated to MPRLRRTFRNLTSRLRLGLFGRTFLLLAALMLVSLGAWLQVFFSMELGPRANQMAQRVITAVNITRTALIYSHNDERSKLLLDLATNEGIQVYPREVTDFAEALPDDDYWQRVAQHIRTRFGPETQIAWGVNQVPGFWVSFQIEKDLYWLVFEREQIGLTGGIEWLGWGATALLLSLVGAAVSVGFVNRPLSRLARAAQVLSRGETPAALPEQGPLEIRDLNASFNRMAKDLRQAEADRELMLAGISHDLRTPLARMRLEIELSGVSEDARQAIDEDLGQIDHSIGQLMEYARPAGTLPQLATDISAVLAELYERERSHTASLGGELDATLEPGLRARITALDLKRIVSNLIENARRYGRSADGMAHLVMTLQAEGSMIAIEVSDRGPGIAPEDVDRLLRPFSRGEAARTGVSGAGLGLAIVERLLKHVGGSLRMLPREGGGLTARIELPKAKFRNYQLDNENP
- the lplT gene encoding lysophospholipid transporter LplT, with amino-acid sequence MKRGFYLVMAAQAFSSLADNALFIAAIALIQELHGPDWMAPMMKWSFALAYVVLAAFVGALADSFPKGRVMFSTNALKVTGCLLMFSYASIGVAPEYQTYLVCAAYAIVGIGAAAYSPAKYGIVTEMLPPSMLVKGNSWIEGLTVFSIILGTVLGGLLISSSVSTALLSHSFISTLVRTPAEAAILVIAFVYLLAALCNLLIPHTHVRYPPQQKNPVRLIRTFWGYVCVLWKDKLGQISLAVTTLFWGAGATLQLIVIEWGRSHLGYQLDKASMLMGVAALGTVVGSILAGRIPLRRALAVLPVGAAMGLVVLLMPLVYSPWSVYLLLLITGGLAGFFVVPMNALLQHRGHVLLSAGHSIAVQNFNEQLNILLMVAMYTLLLWLQLPINIIIVIFGTVVAVLMVVFMRWSKRNLLANPELHDQIGQEGHGRALDSTH
- a CDS encoding cell division protein ZipA C-terminal FtsZ-binding domain-containing protein, whose translation is MSDLQIGLIALGVLLILLVLGFNWWQDRRVRRKMQTHFPSTEQDPLLGAGAATGAASAAGAAAPRREPGMGGEAPRAQPGQPAPVDPGSDADDTEEPDPACEVVIEINFAEAVRGADLLPYMQSLRHVGRKPMRVFAETDQRRHRARVHAGESYASMQLAVLLANRSGPLTAIEWSQAWARAQDMAERFDATIEGPDQQAVLEQGARLDDTCAALDTQVGLTLLLGAAQPAAEVLSVARDLGFVSDGSRLAWPADNGVARFTLARGDGAAFDAGMGGIERLYLLLDVPCSPADERAFGRMVDVGRDLAARLRADLVDDQGKPLADGSETVIDERLQVLFGQLEQAGLPAGSERALRVFA